One Ranitomeya variabilis isolate aRanVar5 chromosome 4, aRanVar5.hap1, whole genome shotgun sequence genomic window, CATTTGTCCGGCATTGAATTGATACAGCAGTGTTTacattcacacattggtagggcattgaatggccaggcattgattAATTTCACATATTGGTCTGGCATTGagatggtagggcattgtttacattCACACATTGGTGCTGCATTAAATTGGGAGGGCATTGTTTACATTCGCACATTGCAAGGTCATTGAatgggtagggcattgtttacttgcacacattggtcaggcattgaATTGGGAGGGCATTGTTTtcgttcacacattggtagggcactgaATTGGTCAGGCTTTGTTAATTTAAcccatatcactaatttaattaaactgtacaaTTATTAACATCCAGACTCGGGTTATGACAACAAAATCTTATCGTAAAATTAAATTACAACAATAAATAGGTTTCACAATCTTCTGTACCTGCATTTTTgcatgaaaaacgctgaaaaaactgaTAATggctttttgctgctttttttaacttCCTCATTGCATCCTATTggtgaaaaaaaacactgcaaagcacTGGAAGAATTGACAAGCTCAAgtttaaaaaaaccccacaaaagttttacaattcagtcagaaaaaaaaacaagattttgcacgagattttagaaatctcatagcttttgctggcacAGTAAAAAGCAGCTTTTCATTTGCAtaaatatgcagcaaaaatgcaaagtgTAAACATAGCCTAAATTTACCCTAAAGGTGCCTGTATCCTTTATATAGAtattttagacctgatgaggctggtgtactaacATCATGTTTGAATGACTGTATAATCTTCTTTTAATTATGCTATCCATATTAAAATGGGCATTTTAAAAATACTTATACGGCCATTCTGACTTGGCTttttaaagtaagtacaccagcacaAACAGGTCTCAGATACATTACACTCTCAGGTGAATAGAAACAATCATCTTCAGAAATAGTCAGCTCCTTCTAGTGTATTCAGAAGagttcatagtcattaaaatacttttataaTTACAGTGCGAagtattaaaatatttatttttttgccaagtTTACAGAAAGGTATTAACTACAGGAAGTACATATTGTATTTATCGTTCCTGAGCTAGTTTTATATTGCACAAAATGCTTCTGACCGCAGATTTCACATCATTATTCCTCAAACTGTAGATAAAGGGATTAAATAATGGTGTAACAATAGTATACATGAGCGATATAAACTTGTCCTCGCCCGTGCCGTAACTTGACTTGGGTCTCAGATACATTACACATCCGGATCCGTAAAATATAGTCACCACTACGACgtgagaggtgcaggtggagaaaGCTTTCTTCCTTCCTGAAGAGGAATGTTTCGTAACAATTGTCCATATTATTACTGAATAAGAAAAAAGCGTCAAAATGAAGGAACCTACAATAACAGACAAAGTAATGAGAAAGGTAAGAACTTCAGAAACCCAAGTGTCGGCACACGCCAATGCCAAGAGAGGTGGGATGTCACAGTAGAAATGGTTGATTTCATGAGACCCACAGAACGGCAGGGAAAATATGAGCACAGTCTGGATTAGGGCAGCCACTGTTCCTATCAACCAAGAAGCCCATATCAGCTGCATACATACGACTTTACGCATAAGGATATTATATAGCAAGGGCTGACATATGGCGATATAGCGATCGTAAGCCATGGACGCCAGCATGTAGCACTCTGAGCAAGCAAATAAGACAAAGAGGTACATTTGTATAGCACAGCCATAAAAAGTTATCGTTTTTTCACCGGAGAGCAGGTTTGTTAACATTTTGGGACATATAGTTAAAAGATAACATATTTCCATAAAGGAGAAATTAGCTAGGAAGAAGTACATGGGGGTGTGAAGGTTCCGACCGAATCTGTATAAAAGAATCAAAAACATGTGAGCAGATAAGGAGATGTTAAAGATGCAGAAGAAGATGATGAATAAGAAGTACTGGAGCTCAGGATCATCAGAAAATCCCATAAGGATAAATTCAGCCATGGCGGTATGGTTTATTCTATTCATGATCACTGATAAGATTATGATCAAACATGCAAGAAGATGTCTTCAGTACAGaatcccattttttttttcacttcttgGATCTCCAGTAATCAGCTATAATGGGTGAAACGATCTGGCAACAAGTGATTAACTTCCCTGCAGCGCCATcacaggagaaataaagcattacacATTTCTTTTGGAATTTAATGGACCATGTGTAGTGCATAAATAGTTGGGGTCCTCCAAAGAAAGAAATTATATTTGCTCTATTCTTTATATAACAGATCTCCCTCCATTAGCAAATAATGCCCTATTTGGGTGTTTGAGAAAGGCTTATCTAGTCAGATAATCCCTATAAAGCGTAATTTCTTATCTTCCAGGAAGCAAAAACTTTGATAGGGTGTAATGTGTTCTGGGGAAGTAAAAGTGATCTATTCCAAACTTTCCAGTCTCCATTCCCAAACCAATTGCTTTCCTGTAATAGGACTTATAACTGAAATTGGAAAAAAGAAGTACACACTGGCGCTTACCACTCAGAAATAGATTGTTGATAAATCTCAGATGCAGCTGGTGAAAGTGACAGGCTCTGTGCCAGTTCCTTTAAAAAATGTAGGTATAGGGAACACATCCATTAATCATATAACATATTGTTATTCCCTGAAGAACTAAATACACACAATTAAAGCATACTACTAGCAGAACCCCTTCATGCTAGAACCCAGTACCCGGTCCAAGAAGTCTCTCACGGAAATTTGCACCAAGTAGTAAGTACTGAAATTTTTTTAGCCAGCAGTACtactggtaattagtgttgagcgataccgtccgatacttgaaagtatcggtatcggaaagtatcggccgataccggcaaagtatcggatccaatccgataccgatacccgataccaatacaagtcaatgggactcaagtatcggacggtattcctgatggttcccagggtctgaaggagaggaaactctccttcaggccctgggaaccatattaatgtgtaaaagaaagaattaaaataaaaaatatcgctatactcacctctccgacgcagcctggacctcagcgagggaaccggcagcgttgtttgtttaaaattcgtgcttttacttggttacgtgaagtcccggcttgtgattggtcagggcgggcatgttgccgggatgcagaccaatcacagcaagccgtgacgaaattacgtcacggcttgctgtgattggtccgcgtcccggcaacatggccgccattaaccaatcacaagccgtgacgtcacgggaggctggacacgcgcgctttttaaaaagcgcgcgtgtccagcctccagtgacgtcccggcttatgattggtcacggcgccatgttgccgggacgcggaccaatcacagcaagccgtgacgaaattacgtcacggcttgctgtgattggtccgcgtcccggcaacatggccgccattaaccaatcacaagccgtgacgtcacgggaggctggacacgcgcgctttttaaaatgggcgcgtgtccagcctcccgtgacgtcccggcttgtgattggttgcgccgcgatcaaccaatcacaagccgggaggctggacacgcgcgcattttaaaattttaaaatgggcgcgtgtccagcctcccgtgacgtcccggcttgtgattggttgcgccgcggtcaaccaatcacaagccgggaggctggacacgcgcgcattttaaaattttaaaatgcgcgcgtgtccaccctcccggcttgtgattggttgatcgcggcgcaaccaatcacaagccgggacgtcacgggaggctggacacgcgcccattttaaaatgcgcgcgtgtccagcctcccgtgacgtcacggcttgtgattggttgcgtctcccatgtgactgcgacgcaaccaatcacaaagccgggacgtaattttaaaatccttaaggacctgaaattacgtcacggcttgctgtgattggttgcgtcgcccatgtgactgcgacgcaaccaatcacaacgccggaacgtaattttaaaatcctgaaggacctgaaattacgtcacggcttgctgtgattggttgcgtcccggtcacatgggcggcacgcaaccaatcacaagccgggactcacgtaaaggaaagaaaagtgcgaattttaaacaaagaacgctgccgcttccctcggtaaggtgcaggctgcgtcggagaggtgagtatagcaatattttttattttaattctctcttttacacatttttacattaatgttgtttcgataccgatacccgatatcacaaaaatatcggatctcggtatcggaattccgatacagcaaatatcggccgatacccgatacttgcagtatcggaatgctcaacactactggtaattcTATCCATTTCCGTATATGATCTATACTATTTTTTATTGGCAGTGACCACCAAAAGGATTTAATTCTTATGAGTTTCCTGATATATGCTCCATATTAACACAATCACAGAgtgagtatatataattatatatttttttctctctctctctctctattatcTCAGCATAGCGCGGTGAATTGGTATCTCGTTTATTAGGACTTATAACTGGTTACTATGAATATGGCTCATGCTAGTTGTCCACACAAGGAATATGGCTCATGATAGTTGTCCACACAAGGAATATGGCTCATGGTAGTTGTTGTCCATACAAGGAATGTGGCTCTTGGTTGTTGTTGTCCACACAACCAATATGGCTCATTGTCATTGTTGTCCACACAAGAAATATGGCTAATGGTAGTTGTTGTCCACACAAGGAATATGGCTTATGGTTGTTGTTGTCCACACAAGGAATATGGTTCATGGTTGTTGTTCTTGTCCACACAAGAAATATAGCTCATTGTAGTTGTCCACACAAGGAATATGGCATTGCCTCATGGATGTTGTTGTCTGCATAAGGAATATGGCTCATGGTAGTTGTTGCCCACACAAGGAATAGGGCTCATGGTAGTTGCCCACACGAGGAATATGGCTCATGGTAGTTGTTGCCCACAAAAGGAATATAGCTCTTGGTAGTTGTCCCCACAAGGAATATGGCTCATGGTAGTTGTCCACACAAGGAATATGGCCCATGGTAGTTGCCCACACAAGGAATTTGGCTCATGGTAGTTGTTGCCCACACAAGGAATATAGCTCTTGGTAGTTGTCCACACAAGGAATATGGCTCATGGTAGTTGCCTACACAAGGAATATGGCTCATGGTAGTTGTCCACACAAGGAATATGGCTCATGGTAGTTGTCCACACAAGGAATATGGCTCATGATAGTTGTCCACACGAAGAACATGGCTCATGGTAGTTGTCCACATAAGGAAGGGATATGGCTGATGATAGTTGTTGTCCACACAAAGAATATGGCTCATGGTAGTTATTGTCCACACAAGGAATATGGCTCatggtaaaataataaaataaataataaaataaaaaatatcgctatactcacctctccgacgcagcctggacctccgcgagggaaccggcagcgttgtttgcttaaaattcgcgcgtttacttccttacttgaagtcccggcttgtgattggtcgcgtgccgcccatgtggccgcgacgcgaccaatcacagcaagccgtgacgtaattttaggtccttcaggattttaaaattacgttctggcttgtgattggtcgcgtcgcggtcacatgggcgacgcgaccaatcacaagccgtgacgtcacgggaggctggacacgcgcgcattttaaaatgcgcgcttgtcctgcctcccgtgacgtcccggcttgtgattggtcgcgtcgcccatgtggccgcgacgcgaccaatcacagcaagccgtgacgtaattttaggtccttcaggattttaaaattacgttctggcttgtgattggtcgcgtcgcggtcacatgggcgacgcgaccaatcacaagccgggacgtcacgggaggcaggacaagcgcgcattttaaaatgcgcgcgtgtccagcctcccgtgacgtcacggcttgtgattggtcgcgtcgcccatgtgaccgcgacgcgaccaatcacaagccagaatgtaattttaaaatcctgaaggacctaaaattacgtcacggcttgctgtgattggtcgcgtcgcggccacatgggcggcacgcgaccaatcacaagccgggacttcaagtaaggaagtaaacgcgcgaattttaagcaaacaacgctgccggttccctcgcggaggtccaggctgcgtcggagaggtgagtatagcaatattttttattttaattcttaattttacacattaatgttgtttcgataccgatacccgataccacaaaagtatcggatctcggtataggaattccgatacccgcaagtatcggccgatacccgatacttgcggtatcggaatgctcaacactactgttgatatatttttcattaaacccaaatttttgaagtactgatgttaaataaagccaatttaatcggtcaaaagccttttcggcgtCTAGAGTAATAATTACAGATGGCACTTTAGAGGAATGAATCAATTTAATTGAGTTGATAAGTCTTCTAGTACCATCTGGCGCTTGACGACCTGTTATAAAACCCATTTGGTCCCCATGAACCATTAACGGCAAATAGGATTTGAGCCTATTTGCAATTAGCTTGGAGTAAATTTTCAGATCTGTATTGATTAAGGAAATTGGCCTGTAATTATTAACAAGGGTTAAGTCCGAATTGTGTTTGGGAATTAAAATAATTGTCGATTCTAACATTTCTGCTGGGAAtttacctgaggaactagctatattAAAAAGGTTTTGTAGATGTGGGGAGAGTGTCataattcccaatggcagggaaacatcagaacacaaaaataacggacgagctctgggtgatggaatctcgagctgaccgtgagctaaatctaccacacaactaatagtagccagggagcatacctacgacttcctaaatgccacgcgccagccggaggactaactacgcctggtagaggaaggaacagacctggcttacctctagggaaataccccaaaagatgatagcagccccccacatgtaataacggtgagttaagaggaaaagacatacacagtatgaaagtagatttagcaaagagaggtccacttactagatagcagaaggatacaaaagaggacttcacggtcaactgaaaaccctttaaaaaaaaaaccatcctgaaattactttaagactcctgtgtcaactcatgacacaggagtggcaatttcagcccgcaagagcttccagctacagagaataacaaaaactgcaaactggacaaaagatacaaaacaaaaggacaaagtccacttagctgatcagcagactagtaacaggaacatgcaaccgaaggctctggttacaatgatgaccggcaaggaaatgactggagagcaaggctaaataggaaactcccaaacactgatgggagcaggtgaactgagacagcaaagcacacacaagtcaccagtaccaccagcaaccaccaggggagcccaaaaagcggattcacaacagtaccccccccttaaggagggggcaccgaaccctcacgagaaccgccagggtgatctggatgagccctatgaaaggcacgaaccaaatccgaggcatgaacatcagaggcagttacccaagaattatcttcctgaccatagcccttccatttaaccagatattgaagtctccgtctggaaatacgggaatccaagatcttctctacaacgtactccaattcaccctccaccagcacaggagcaggaggttcagtagaaggaaccaccggcacctcatatctccgcaacaacgaccgatggaatacattatggatagcgaaagatgccgggaggtccaaacgaaaggacacagggttaagtatctccaaaatcctataaggaccgatgaaccgaggcttaaacttaggagaagaaaccctcatagggacaaaacgggaagacaaccacaccaagtccccaacacgaaggcgaggaccaacacgacgacggcggttagcaaactgctgagtcctctcctgggacaacttcaaattgtccaccacttgtccccaaatccgatgcaaccgatccaccaccgcatccactccaggacaatccgaagattccacctgaccagatgaaaaatgaggatgaaaccctgaattgcaaaagaaaggagaaaccaaagtggcagaactagcccgattattaagagcaaattctgccaacggcaaaaaggcaacccagtcatcctgatcagcagacacaaaacacctcaaataagtctccaaggtttgattagttcgctccatctggccattagtctgaggatggaatgcagacgaaaaagacaaatcaatgcccaacctggcacagaatgcccgccaaaatctagacacgaactgggttcccctgtcagaaacgatgttttccggaataccatgcaagcgaaccacattttgaaaaaatagagggaccaactcagatgaggaaggcaacttaggcaatggtaccaaatgaaccattttagaaaaacagtcacacaccacccagatgacagacatcttctgagaaacagggagatcagaaataaagtccatagagatgtgcgtccaaggcctcttcggaacaggcaagggcaacaataacccactagccctagaacaacaaggcttggcccgagcacacacatcacaagactgcacaaaaacacgcacatcccgagacagggaaggccaccagaaggatctagccaccaaatctctggtaccaaaaattccaggatgacctgccagcgaagatgaATGAACTTACGAGATGACTctcctggtccaatcatcaggaacaaacagtctaccaggcggacaacgatcaggtctatccacctgaaattcttgcaaagcacgtcgcagatctggggagacagcagacaaaaccaccccatccttaaggacaccagcaggttcagaatccccaggagagtcaggctcaaaactcctagaaagagcatctgccttaacatttttagaacccggtaagtatgaaaccacaaaattaaaccgagaaaaaaacaacgaccatcgtgcctgtctaggattcaggcgcctggcagactctagataaatcagattcgtgtgatccgtcaaaactaccacctgatgtctggcaccctcaagccaatgatgccactcctcaaatgcccacttcatggccaaaagctcccgattaccaacatcatagtttcactcggcggccgaaaattttcgagaaaagaacgcacaaggtctcatcactgagcagtcggaacttttctgcgacaaaaccgcccccgctccgatctcggaagcatcgacctcaacctgaaagggaagagaaacatcaggctggcgcaacacaggggcagacaaaaagcggcgcttaagctcccgaaaggcctccacagcagcaggggaccaattggcaacatcagcacccttcttggtcaaatccgtcagaggtttagcaatggcagaaaaaccagttataaatcgacgataaaaattagcaaagcccaagaatttctgaagactcttaagagaagtaggctgcgtccagtcacaaatagcccgaaccttgacagggtccatctcaatagaagaaggggaaaaaatgtaccccaaaaaggaaatcttttgaaccccaaaaacacactttgaaccctttacacacaaagaattctcccgcaaaacctgaaaaaccctcctgacctgttgaacatgagactcccagtcatcagaaaaaatcaaaatatcatccaaatacacaatcataaatttatccaaatattcacgaaaaatatcatgcattaaggactgaaagactgaaggtgcattagaaaggccgaaaggcattactaaatactcaaaatggccctcaggcgtattaaatgcggttttccactcctccccctgcttaattcgcaccaaattatacgccccacgaagatcaatcttagagaaccacttagccccccttatgcgagcaaacaaatcagtcagcaaaggcaacggatactgatatttgactgtaattttattcaggagtcgataatcaatacaaggcctcagagagccaccctttttagatacaaagaaaaaaccagctcctaaaggagatgaagaaggacgaatgtgtcccttttccagggactccttaatatactctcgcatagcagcatgttcaggtacagataagttaaacaaacgaccctttggaaatttactgccaggaatcagatctatggcgcaatcacaatctctgtggggagggagtgaaccaatttttggctcctcaaaaatatcacgataatcagacaaaaatgccggaatctcagagggaatagatgacgaaatggaaaccaaaggtatgtccccatgagccccccgacatccccagcttaacacagacactgttttccagtcaaggactgggttatgagattgtaaccatggtaatccaagcaccaaaacatcatgcaaattgtacaacacaaggaagcgaatcacctcctgatggtctggagtcatacgcatagtcacttgcgtccagaattgtggtttattacaagccaaaggcgtagaatcaatacccttcagaggtatagggacttccagaggctctaaatcaaacccacagcgcctggcaaaggaccaatccataagactcagagcggtgccagagtccacataggcatccat contains:
- the LOC143767847 gene encoding olfactory receptor 5AR1-like, giving the protein MNRINHTAMAEFILMGFSDDPELQYFLFIIFFCIFNISLSAHMFLILLYRFGRNLHTPMYFFLANFSFMEICYLLTICPKMLTNLLSGEKTITFYGCAIQMYLFVLFACSECYMLASMAYDRYIAICQPLLYNILMRKVVCMQLIWASWLIGTVAALIQTVLIFSLPFCGSHEINHFYCDIPPLLALACADTWVSEVLTFLITLSVIVGSFILTLFSYSVIIWTIVTKHSSSGRKKAFSTCTSHVVVVTIFYGSGCVMYLRPKSSYGTGEDKFISLMYTIVTPLFNPFIYSLRNNDVKSAVRSILCNIKLAQER